The genomic segment GGGAGGAGATTATGAGGCTAGGATATAGTCTTTTCCAAGCTTATATCCTTTAGTGTGCATAAATTCTTCGAGTTGATCGTTAGCATCATGTCCAGCTAGATAGGCGATAGCAAAACAAGTTTCTTGTTCCAGTATTTCTCTGCCTACTACCCGTTTTCCGTTTACGATGTTACCAATTTTATTAGGATCGACATCAATCCATCCTGTAATGACAATACCGTATTGCTCTAATATCAGCGCTCGTTGTCGGCTGGTTTTTCCGGCACCAATTACGTATATTCGTCTGGTAGGTGATACGTTTTTGTGGAGCCAGTCAGCAAGGTAGGGTGATTTCATTTTGTAGAAATTATCTACCATGCACTGCTCGCCTGTTCGGGAAAGTCTGTCAGGAGGGTCGTTCCATACGAGTAGTGTGGTTGGAAGTTTGGCAGCTTTGACTCCAAAGGACATCCAGCGAAGCCATAGCTCGTAATCTTCCGGTAAGTTACCTGTTTTGTATCCTCCAAAACGATCAACAAGCTTGGTTCTGTACATGGTACTGGGATGCGCAAACGGTGCTTCCTGAAAACGCCGTAGTCTGATTTCTTCAGGGGTCAGGAGAGTGTTGGTCCAGTCTACATAGCGTGCATATCCACCTGCTGTTTCCCTGTTCCCCCCAAATTTTACACAGGTTCCTAAAATACCTATTTCCGGGTGTCCATGCATGTAGGTAGCTTGCTGTGCTAATCGTTCCGGCATGGAATAGTCATCAGCGTCCATGCGTGCAATGAGTGGCGCACGAACTTTGGACAAACCAGCGTTTGCAGCAGTGGCTACTCCCGAGTGGGGAATGGTGAAACCGCGAACTCGCTCATCCTGCGCAACATATCCTTTAACGATCTTAAGAGTACAATCAGTAGAACCGTCATCTACAAGAATCAGTTCAA from the Halodesulfovibrio aestuarii DSM 17919 = ATCC 29578 genome contains:
- a CDS encoding glycosyltransferase; protein product: MNIPHPTVSVVLPVFNGAATLPTAVDSILAQSFTDFELILVDDGSTDCTLKIVKGYVAQDERVRGFTIPHSGVATAANAGLSKVRAPLIARMDADDYSMPERLAQQATYMHGHPEIGILGTCVKFGGNRETAGGYARYVDWTNTLLTPEEIRLRRFQEAPFAHPSTMYRTKLVDRFGGYKTGNLPEDYELWLRWMSFGVKAAKLPTTLLVWNDPPDRLSRTGEQCMVDNFYKMKSPYLADWLHKNVSPTRRIYVIGAGKTSRQRALILEQYGIVITGWIDVDPNKIGNIVNGKRVVGREILEQETCFAIAYLAGHDANDQLEEFMHTKGYKLGKDYILAS